From the Kribbella sp. CA-293567 genome, the window GGATGCGGTTGCTCGTGACCAGCAACCCGAGTCGCAGGCGCCGGGTCTGGGCGGCCAGTGCCGACAGCAGCGTCCAGCCTTCGAGGATCGGGCCGTCCGGATCACCGCCGATCGGCATCAGATGATCGAACAACCACGCGTGCTCGATCTCGGGGATCTCGTCCGCCTCGCGCCAGACCCGCAGTACGTCGTCGTACGCGACCTGCTGCGGCGCGGTCAGGATGCCGAAACTTGCGGTCCGGGACATAAAACTCCTCTCAGCGACGCCGGCGCAGTGCCGGGTCGAGCAGGGCCGGCGGTACGTCGAACTTCTCCTGCGGAGCGAGGTCGGTGCCAGGGGCAACGATCTCGTCGATGGCGTCGAGCAGGTCGGCCGGCAGAACGGTGTCGGCGGCAGCGAGCTGCGACTGCAGGTGGTCCAGCGTGCGCGGGCCGATGATGGCGCTGGTGACGGCGGGGTGCGCGGTGACGAATCCGAGCGCGAGCTGGATCAGCGTCAGGCCGGCCTGGTCGGCCAGCTTCGCCAGCCGCTCCACCGCGTCGAGCCGCGCCCGGTTGGACGGGATAGTCAGGTCGAAACGCTCCGGCAGCACCCCGGAGCGATTGGTAGCGATCTCCCGGCCCTCGCGAACCGCGCCCGACAGCCAGCCTGAAGCCAGCGGGCTCCAAGCCAGTACGCCGAGTCCGTACTCCTCGGTCACGGGCAGGACGTGCGTCTCGACTCCACGCTGCAGGATCGAGTAGCTGGGCTGCTCGGTGACGTAGCGGCTCAAGCGGTGCTCTCGGGCGGCCCACTCGGCCTGCACGATCCGGTACGCCGGGAACGTCGAGCTTCCGAAGTACCGGATCTTCCCGGCGCGCTGCAGGTCGGTCAGCGCCGAGAGCGTCTCCTCGTCGCTGGTCGTCGGGTCCCAGCGGTGGATCTGGTAGAGATCGACGTGGTCGACGCCGAGCCGGCGCAGGCTGTTGTCGAGTTCGGTGACCAGCCAGCGGCGCGAACTGCCCCGATGGTTGCGCTCGTCCCCCATCGGCATGGTCGCCTTGGTGGCCAGCACGAGATCGTCGCGGCGGCCGGCGATCGCCTTGCCGACGAACTCCTCGGACTGCCCCTGGCTGTACATGTCGGCCGTGTCGATCAGGTTGATACCGCCTTCCAGCGCGGCGTCGACGATGGCCGTCGCCTCGTCCTGGGTGGTGCGGCCGATCTGGCCGAAGTTCATCGCGCCGAGTACGAGCGTGCTGACCTGTACACCGGTGCGACCGAGAGTGCGGTACTGCATGACTGTTCCTCCGTCGTCGGGGTTGGTTCCGGTACGCCTGATCTGGCATCATCGGAGAGAAGCGGAACCTCGTTCCGCTAACCAACATACGGAACGGTGTTCCGTTTGCCAAGTGGAGCGATGGAGGAATCGAGGCTGTGGCCGATCAGGACCGCGAATCAGGCACGCCCTCGCCGCGAAAACGGGCCGATGCCCGGCGCAACGAGGAGACGTTGCTGAGCGCGGCCGCCGCGACCTTCGTCACCTCGGGCGTCGACGCACCCATGCGGGACATCGCGGCGAAGGCCGGCGTCGGAGTGGGCACGATCTACCGGCACTTCCCCACCCGGGCCGACCTCATCGTCGCTGTCTACCGGCATCAGGTCGAAGCGTGCGCCGAGGCCGGGCCGGCTCTCTTGGCCGACTCCGCTACGCCGCACGCTGCTCTGGCAAGCTGGATCGATCTCTTCGTCGACTTCCTGGTCACCAAACACGGCCTCGCCGGCGCACTGCAGTCCGACGACACCGCCTTCCAGACGCTGCACGCGTATTTCGTCGAGCGACTCGTCCCGGTCTGCAGCGACCTGCTCGACGCCGCCGTCGCGGCGGACGAGATCCGCTCCGACATCAACGCCCTGGAACTGATGCGTGCCGTCGGCAACCTGTGCATCGGCGCCGAAACCTCCCCGTTCTACGACGCGCGGCGCATGGTCGCGCTGCTTGTCGCGGGGTTGAGAGTTCGGTAGCTGCTAGACGTCACACGAGCAGCAACTGCTGTTCGCGTCGCCGAATCTGTTGCTGCCGGTTTGCTGCAGTCCCTTGCGGGGCGGCCGCTCGTCGCGGCACCAGCAACTCGTCGGTGCACGCTGCACAAGCAGGAACTGCTAGCCGAGCTAGCCACCTGAGCGGTTCCCTGCAGTACGGCAGGTAACTGGTCGCGGCGGAAGCTGGACGCGTGCATATTGGCCCAAGCTGCAACTCGCCGCAGCAGAAGCTGATTGCGTACATGTGTAGCAGTTGCCCGCCGTACGGCAGCAACTGGTCGCGGCAGAACCGAACGCGTGCATGTTGCCCGAGCAGCAGCTCGCCGCAGTAGAAGCTGGATGCGTGCATGCACAGCAGTTGCCCGTCGTACCGCAGTACCTAGTCGCGTCGAAACTAGACGCGTGCACGTTGACTCAAGCTGCAAACTCGCCGCAGTAGAAGCCGGGGTGCGTACGAGGCAGCAGTTGCCGCCGTACGGCAGCACCTGGTCGCGGCGGAAGCTGGACGCGTGCACGTCACCCAAGCAGCAGCTCGCAGCAGGAGCTGGTTGCGTGCATGTGCAGCGGTTGCCCGCCGTACGGCGGCACGGCAACTGGTCGCGCCAGAGGCTGGATGCGTGCATGTTGCCCAAGCTGCAACTCACCCAGCAGAAGCTGGATGCGTTCATGTGCAGCAGTTGCCTGTTGCAGGTGCTGGTCGCGTTGACGTTGTAGCACCGACAGCACGCTGCCGCGGGAGCTGGACGCGACATGTTGTACACACAGACGCTCGGCGTGGCGGAAGCTGGCGGACGAGGACCGTGCGTGGAAGCAGAGGTAGTGGGAGGTCACCCTGGCGCCGACCACGTTGCTGCGGACTGGCCCGAACCGGGTCGAGAACGGGATGACGATCACCCTGGTCCGCGCCGAGCAACTGCTTGCTGATCGGCATGGACAAGCGGGTGCGTCGGCTCGACATCAAGACCCAGGCAGGTGGCCGAGAACTTGGAGAGGCTCGTCGGCCAACCTGCTCACCTACCTGTCCACAACGCGCAGACTTGTCGCACGCTGGTGCCGCCGACCGGCTGAGGCTGGCCGGCGGCACTGCGTTGTCGTCGCTCGGTGGCGCAGTGGCAGGCAGCCAGCAGGTGGCGCCTTGCGCATGAGACGTGCCGTTGAGCGGACAGATGATGCCGCTGACGGTGGGCCGCGAGCAGGTGCCAGCGGGCGCACGACAGGTGGCGTTGGACCGGAAGTTGCCGCCGTTGCCGGCGGGCAGTGCGCAGCCGTCGATGGAAAGCACGGCTGGACAAGCCGCAAGCACCGGTCGTCCGGCGCGCGCCGGACAGATTGCGGGCGCCGCTCAGGGAGCGGGCGCCGGCCAGGTGACGCACTCCAAACAGGTGGCGAATACCGGCTAGGTGGCGGACACCAGACAAGCGGCGGACGCGAGACAGGTAACGGGCACCGGCCAGGTGACGCACTCCAAACAGGTGGCGAGTACCGGCTAGGTGGCGAGCACCAGGCAAGCGGCGTGCACCCGACAGGTAACGGGCGCCGAACAGGTGACTGGCACCGGTCAGGGAGCGGGCACCAGGCAGATGGCGTGCGCCGGCTAGGTGATGCGCGCCGAACAAGGTTCGCGTACCGGACAAGAGCCGAGCGCTGCTCAGCCGGCGGGCGCTGCTCAACTGGCGGGCGGCCAAGAGTCTGCACTGGGTGGCAGGTGGTAGCGGTTGGTCAGTCATAGCCGGCCTCTGTCCACCATTGGTTGTTGCGGACGGCGAAGAGCCAGGCTCGGCCGTCGGCGCCGACCAACTGGAAGCGGGCCAGGCGGGTTTCGGTGTCGGTGTCCCACCAGCGTTCGTCCACCGGCCAGGGGCCGGCCCAGGCGGTGATCGGGTACAGCTTGTTGCTGTTGGCAACTTGTGGGGAGGGTTCGAAGCGGAAGGCCGCGGGGGGGCCGGACAGGACGCCGCGGGCGCTCACCGAAACTTGGCGGCCGTCTGACGAGAGCACCGTGGCCGGCTTCGGTGTCGGGTAGATCGAGCTGGGTGCCGGTGTCGGCCAGCGGCTTCCGGTGCCGGTGATCGCGCCCGGCCACGGGAGCTCCGGTGCATTGGCCGGCACCGGCCGATCCCCCCAGGGGACCAGAGTCTGCCGCTCTCGAAAGCCTCGGCCGCCGCCGACCACTGCGGAGACGACTCCGCCGTGACCGAGCATGCTCTGCACCCGGGACAGCGCGCGGTGGATCCGCTCGTCGGGGCCACCTCCCCAGAGGCCGTCGACGTGGGCGCCGACGGGATCGACCTGCTCGGGGATCAGCCGGATCCGCACCACCGGCGAGGTCAGCTCACTCGTTGCCGTCCCGCTGCCCTGCAGTTGCCAGCGAACCCGGTCGACGAGATCGGCGGGGCCGAACCAGCGGGGATGCAGCCACTCCCGGTCGTACACCTGGCCCGACTCCGTGCCGACCTCGACGCGCAGGGTGGTGCAGACCAGGCCGAGCTTGGTCAGCTTCTCGATCAGCTCGTCCGCGACCGCCCGGACGGCGAACGCCACCTGGTCCACGCGATCCACCGGTGGCTCGAAGTCGAGCTTGCGGGTCAGCTCGGGCGGCGCCTGCCGAGCGACCACTGGCCGGTCGTCGTCCCCTCTCGCCAGCCGGTGTGCGAAGGCGCCGTCCGGTCCGAACCTGGTCAGCACCTCGGTCGGCGACAACCGCGCGAAGGCACCGAGCGACCGGAGCCCGAGTCGCCGGAGCAGGTCGGTGAGGGCCGGCCGCTCCAACGTGTCGACCGTGAGCGGCGCGAGGAACTCCGCCGATCCACCGCTCGGGATCACCAGCACCCGCGTCCGCTCCGAACTCCCCCGGGCTGCCTGCTCAGCAGCGAACGGCCCGTCGGCGATCCCGACCCGCCCACCCGGTACGTCGAACGTCTCGAGCCGATCGAGCAGCTTCTCCGCGGCCCTCGACTCGCTCCCGTAGAACCGGCTCGGGCCACGGGCCTTCAGCGCGCACATCCCCGGCCGGATCACCTGGAGCCCCGGTGTGAGCGCCTCCAGGCAACTGATCACCGGATCGAAGGCGCGGGTGTCGATCACCGGGTCGTACTTCAGCACCAGCAACTCCGGACACCGCGACTGCGCATCGCGGGCCCGCAAACCTCGCCGAACCCCCTCGGCCCGGGCAGCCGCCGAACTGGCCAGCACCCGTCCCTTCGCCAGCACCGCGACCGGAGCCTCCGGCGAACAGCCGGCAGCTCCGGCAGCAGCCGTCACCGGCCAGTCCGGTATCCACACCACCATCGTCCGGGTCGGCGAGCTCGGCTGAGTCATGGCGCCCATCAGCCCACCGCCTCCCACCGGTAAGGAGCTTCGAACGCACGGGTCGCCTCGGCCGGATCGGTCGGGCGGACGGTGCCGTCAGGAGCCGGGAGCCAGAGGTGGTGCTGTTGAGACCGGACGCCGGCGCCTCGACCGGTCACGGCGACAGTGGCCTGGCGGGCGGTCAAGTAGCCTTCCCCCTCGCCGAGACCGAGCCAGGTGGTGGACTGAACCTCCAGACGAGCTTCACTGCCCGGCCAGGAGCCGACCGCGATGAGCATCGCGCCCCGGGTGCGCAGGCGCGCCGACAGCCGGGACGCCTCCCCTGGTGTCACCTCTCCGGGTGGGCGGACCACCACGACCGTCAGGGCGTCGACCAGGGCCGCGACCACACTCAGCCAGTCGCGCTCCGGATCGGGAACGAGCACCAGGCGATCGAGGTCGACGCCGAGACCGCGAGCCGCCTCCACGCCGAACGACGGCATCCCGACCACCCCGCACCAGGCCCCCTCGGCCGACGGGCCGGCCATCATCGCCATCACCAGCGAGGTGGAGCCGCGCACGGAGTACACCGAGCCACCGCGCAGTACGGCGCCGGACAGCAGGCCGGAGATGGCCGGCAGAGTTGGCAACCCCCGGTCGACGGTGGCAGTATCCAGCGCTTGCTGGACCCGCGTCTCACTCGTCCGCGGCGCCAGCACGGTCGGCGCCACCAGCTCCTCCGACGCCTCCTGAAGCCGGGCAGCCTTTTGCTCCTTGGCCCGGGCGAGCAGGGTGCGCGCCTGATCCAGCGCGGTCACCCGGCCCCGATCAGCCGGACGCGTAGGCAGCTCAGTCGCAGAAGTCCCCGTCACTCCCCCATGTTCGAACACCTGTTCGACTCCTGTCAATCGCCACGCCGGAGCTGTGGACAACCCGTCCGGACGACACCGCTCCGGACCTAGACTCGGCCGCTCGAAGGGCCGCCTGGAGAAGCTGGACCCGGTGGCCGGCTCCGGTGAAAGGATCAGACGTGCAGGAACTTCTGGCGGAGGTCGAGCGGCATCACGAGGACCTCGCTCGCTGGCTGGGCAGCGAGGCCGAGCCGGCTCTGCTCGAGGCGCTCCGGCAGGCGCACCGGCCGGAGTTCACACTGATCGCGCTCGACGGCAGCAAACTCGGGTTGCCGGCGCTGATGGAGGCGCTGCGTGGCGCGCGGAACGCCGTACCGCGGCTGAAGATCGGGATCGACGACTTCGAGGTGGTGGCCAGGACCGCCGAGGTCGCCGTCTGCCGGTTCCTCGAACTGCACTCGGCCGGGTCACCCCGGCGCACCACCGCGGTACTGGTCGCCGAGGCCGGTGCGCGGCACGGGGTCCGGTGGCTCAGCGTGCAGGAGACCGCGGTGCTTTGATCTGAGAAGGTGGGGGCATGCCGAGATCGATTGCCACCAATACCCAGGTCGACACCGACGCGCTGCTGGAGTTCGTACGGCCGCGTCATCACATGCTGCTGATCACCCGCCGGGCCGACGGTACGCCGCAGGCCTCGCCGGTGTCGGGTGGCGTCGACGCCGAGGGACAAATCGTCATCTCGTCGTACCCGGAGCGGGCCAAGAGCAACAACGTGAAGCGGGACCGGCAGACCAGCGTGGTGGTGCTCTCCGACGACTGGGACGGCCCGTGGGTCCAGGTCGACGGGAGCGGCGAAGTGATCGAGTTGCCGGCGGCGGTCGAGCCGCTGGTCGACTACTTCCGGTCGATCTCCGGTGAGCACCCGGACTGGGACGAGTACCGCGAAGCGATGCGGAAGCAGGGCAAGTGCCTGATCCGCATCACCCCCGAGCGCTGGGGCCCGGTCGCCACCGGCGGCTTCCCCGCCCATCTGGCCGACTGATCCTCGGTGGTGCGCCGGCGACAGGTGGCTGCGGGTCGGGCCGGTTGCTGCTTCACCTGATCCAAGAAACTGCTCGGCATGCCGGTCACACGGACATTCTTCGGGAGCAGCTCGACGGAGCCGTCGGTCGCTGAGCGAGGTCGCTCCGGCTCCGCGGCGGGCGTAAGGTCAGTCCTTGGTGTAGCGGCGAGCCATGGTCTCGGTGATGCGCTGCATGGCGCCTTCCAGGTGTTCGCGGAGTGCCGCTTCGGCGCCTGGTTCGTCGTGGGCGAGGCAGGCGTCGAGAATCGCCTGGTGCTCGCGGCGGGTCTGCTCGATCCGGGCTTTGGTCTGGCGGGAGCCGAAGCGGTAACGCTCGCTGTTCTGCCAGACCGGCTCGATCGCGCGCGGCAGCCAGCGGGAGCCACCGGCTCGGTAGATGGCGAAGTGGAACTCGGTGTGTGCCTGCCGGGAGGCGATGATGTCGCCGGCCTTCGAGAGGCGGACGTGCTCGGCCAGGGCCGCGCGGGCGAGGTCGGCGTCGGCATCGCTGAAGCGGCTCGCCGCAGCCCGTACGGCGAGGGTCTCCAGCGCGAGCCGGGTCTCGTGGGTGTCGCGCAGGTCCTCCATCGAGAGTTCCCGGACCCACGCGCCCTTGTGCGGCACGATCTCGACCAGCCCGAGCGCCTGCATCCGGCGTAACCCCTCGCGGATCGGCATCTGGCTCATGTCGAGGCGCTTGGCCAGCTCCTCCAGCCGCAGCGCGGTACCGCTCGGAAGCTCACCGGACAGGATCAGCTCGTGCAGCTCGGCAGCCGCTTCCTCCGCCAAGGTACGCCGGCCGCTCGGCCCCCCGGGCGTGAGCTCGAGTCGTCGGGTCATGGGGTGTTGGCTGCCTCTCTCCATCACTGCATGCGCATCTGGGAGGCAACCGTAACCGGCCGTGGGCGATCTTTGGCACATCTGTCCAGATTGCCCGCGGCCGCGTCATCGCCACCGTGTCCTCAGAACCTCCCGAGATCGAGCAGCACCCGCCGGTCCGCGGGCCCGGCGGCCAGCAGATCCAGCGCGTCCTCCACGAACGGCGCCGCGACGATCTCCAGCTCCGGCCGCACCCCCGACGGCGCGATGTCGGCCAGTACCTGGCTGACCGTCCCCGGCTCGATCGTCGTCCGCTGCATGTTCACCGGCAGCACCCGCAGGTCCCGGCCGATCAGCTGGTGCAGGTCCAGCGTGGCGAACTCCCCGGCCGTGTAGCCGAGCGCCACCAGCCGTCCGCCCGGCGTGATGT encodes:
- a CDS encoding aldo/keto reductase, giving the protein MQYRTLGRTGVQVSTLVLGAMNFGQIGRTTQDEATAIVDAALEGGINLIDTADMYSQGQSEEFVGKAIAGRRDDLVLATKATMPMGDERNHRGSSRRWLVTELDNSLRRLGVDHVDLYQIHRWDPTTSDEETLSALTDLQRAGKIRYFGSSTFPAYRIVQAEWAAREHRLSRYVTEQPSYSILQRGVETHVLPVTEEYGLGVLAWSPLASGWLSGAVREGREIATNRSGVLPERFDLTIPSNRARLDAVERLAKLADQAGLTLIQLALGFVTAHPAVTSAIIGPRTLDHLQSQLAAADTVLPADLLDAIDEIVAPGTDLAPQEKFDVPPALLDPALRRRR
- a CDS encoding TetR/AcrR family transcriptional regulator; this translates as MADQDRESGTPSPRKRADARRNEETLLSAAAATFVTSGVDAPMRDIAAKAGVGVGTIYRHFPTRADLIVAVYRHQVEACAEAGPALLADSATPHAALASWIDLFVDFLVTKHGLAGALQSDDTAFQTLHAYFVERLVPVCSDLLDAAVAADEIRSDINALELMRAVGNLCIGAETSPFYDARRMVALLVAGLRVR
- a CDS encoding DNA polymerase Y family protein; its protein translation is MGAMTQPSSPTRTMVVWIPDWPVTAAAGAAGCSPEAPVAVLAKGRVLASSAAARAEGVRRGLRARDAQSRCPELLVLKYDPVIDTRAFDPVISCLEALTPGLQVIRPGMCALKARGPSRFYGSESRAAEKLLDRLETFDVPGGRVGIADGPFAAEQAARGSSERTRVLVIPSGGSAEFLAPLTVDTLERPALTDLLRRLGLRSLGAFARLSPTEVLTRFGPDGAFAHRLARGDDDRPVVARQAPPELTRKLDFEPPVDRVDQVAFAVRAVADELIEKLTKLGLVCTTLRVEVGTESGQVYDREWLHPRWFGPADLVDRVRWQLQGSGTATSELTSPVVRIRLIPEQVDPVGAHVDGLWGGGPDERIHRALSRVQSMLGHGGVVSAVVGGGRGFRERQTLVPWGDRPVPANAPELPWPGAITGTGSRWPTPAPSSIYPTPKPATVLSSDGRQVSVSARGVLSGPPAAFRFEPSPQVANSNKLYPITAWAGPWPVDERWWDTDTETRLARFQLVGADGRAWLFAVRNNQWWTEAGYD
- a CDS encoding PPOX class F420-dependent oxidoreductase produces the protein MPRSIATNTQVDTDALLEFVRPRHHMLLITRRADGTPQASPVSGGVDAEGQIVISSYPERAKSNNVKRDRQTSVVVLSDDWDGPWVQVDGSGEVIELPAAVEPLVDYFRSISGEHPDWDEYREAMRKQGKCLIRITPERWGPVATGGFPAHLAD
- a CDS encoding mycothiol transferase, yielding MPDPHHPRALGPGRHRRLPRPSGRLILGGAPATGGCGSGRLLLHLIQETARHAGHTDILREQLDGAVGR
- a CDS encoding GntR family transcriptional regulator, yielding MTRRLELTPGGPSGRRTLAEEAAAELHELILSGELPSGTALRLEELAKRLDMSQMPIREGLRRMQALGLVEIVPHKGAWVRELSMEDLRDTHETRLALETLAVRAAASRFSDADADLARAALAEHVRLSKAGDIIASRQAHTEFHFAIYRAGGSRWLPRAIEPVWQNSERYRFGSRQTKARIEQTRREHQAILDACLAHDEPGAEAALREHLEGAMQRITETMARRYTKD